One part of the Salmo salar chromosome ssa10, Ssal_v3.1, whole genome shotgun sequence genome encodes these proteins:
- the LOC106561674 gene encoding potassium voltage-gated channel subfamily A member 1-like: protein MTVVAGDNMDETVAVPGHPQDSYPPDHEDHDCCERVVINIAGMRFETQLKTLSQFPETLLGNPKKRMRYFDHLRNEYFFDRNRPSFDAILYYYQSGGRLRRPVNVPLDMFSEEIKFYELGVDAMEKFREDEGFVREEERPLPEKEFQRQIWLLFEHPESSGPARGIAIVSVMVILISIVIFCLETLPDLKEDPRGRFKTVGNHTFYYKPNILTDPFFIIETLCIIWFSFELLVRFFACPSKAVFSKNMMNIIDIVAIIPYFITLGTELAEDPEDQDEGMGEQATSLAILRVIRLVRVFRIFKLSRHSKGLQILGQTLKASMRELGLLIFFLFIGVILFSSAVYFAEAEEKGSFFGSIPEAFWWAVVSMTTVGYGDMVPVTIGGKIVGSLCAIAGVLTIALPVPVIVSNFNYFYHRETEGEEQAQLLNVSEPNISESNSSRRSSSTVSKSEYMEIDGDINNSIDNFREANLRTGNCTIANQNCVNKSKLLTDV from the coding sequence ATGACCGTAGTGGCAGGAGATAACATGGACGAGACCGTGGCAGTGCCGGGGCACCCGCAGGACTCGTACCCCCCCGACCACGAAGACCACGACTGCTGCGAGAGGGTGGTCATCAACATAGCGGGGATGCGGTTCGAGACGCAACTCAAAACTCTCTCCCAGTTCCCCGAGACATTGCTAGGCAACCCCAAGAAGAGGATGCGCTACTTTGACCACCTGAGAAACGAGTATTTCTTTGATAGAAACCGTCCCAGTTTCGATGCCATCCTCTACTATTACCAGTCTGGCGGTAGGCTGAGAAGGCCCGTCAACGTCCCGTTGGATATGTTCTCGGAAGAGATCAAGTTTTATGAGTTGGGAGTGGATGCCATGGAGAAATTCCGTGAGGATGAGGGCTTCGTCAGGGAGGAAGAACGTCCTTTACCTGAGAAGGAATTCCAGCGTCAGATCTGGCTGCTTTTTGAGCACCCAGAGAGCTCGGGTCCGGCCAGAGGGATTGCTATAGTATCTGTTATGGTCATTCTGATTTCTATAGTCATCTTTTGTTTAGAGACTTTACCTGACTTGAAAGAAGACCCTAGGGGTCGGTTTAAGACTGTAGGGAACCATACTTTTTACTACAAACCAAACATCCTAACCGATCCCTTCTTCATTATTGAAACTCTTTGCATTATCTGGTTCTCGTTTGAGTTGTTAGTGCGTTTTTTCGCGTGTCCAAGCAAGGCGGTCTTCTCCAAAAACATGATGAACATCATTGATATAGTGGCCATCATTCCTTACTTCATCACACTGGGCACGGAGCTGGCTGAGGACCCCGAAGACCAAGACGAGGGCATGGGGGAGCAGGCGACATCTCTGGCCATCCTCAGGGTGATCCGTCTGGTCAGAGTGTTTAGAATCTTCAAGCTGTCGCGACACTCCAAAGGATTGCAGATCCTGGGACAAACCCTCAAGGCCAGTATGCGCGAGCTCGGATTGCTGATCTTCTTCCTCTTCATCGGAGTCATCCTGTTCTCCAGCGCGGTGTATTTCGCAGAGGCCGAGGAGAAAGGGTCGTTCTTCGGCAGCATCCCAGAAGCCTTCTGGTGGGCCGTGGTATCTATGACAACTGTGGGCTATGGGGACATGGTGCCTGTCACTATAGGGGGTAAGATAGTGGGTTCCCTTTGCGCCATAGCTGGTGTGTTGACGATTGCGCTCCCAGTGCCTGTCATTGTGTCCAACTTCAACTACTTCTACCACAGGGAGACCGAGGGAGAGGAGCAGGCCCAACTCTTAAACGTTAGTGAACCAAACATTAGTGAAAGCAATTCTAGTCGCCGTAGCTCGTCCACTGTCAGCAAATCAGAATACATGGAGATTGATGGAGATATAAATAATAGCATCGACAACTTTAGAGAGGCAAACCTCAGAACTGGCAATTGCACTATAGCCAACCAAAACTGTGTAAATAAAAGCAAGCTGCTTACAGATGTGTAG
- the LOC106561675 gene encoding LOW QUALITY PROTEIN: shaker-related potassium channel tsha2 (The sequence of the model RefSeq protein was modified relative to this genomic sequence to represent the inferred CDS: deleted 1 base in 1 codon), producing the protein MTVVSCENQDETVVVSPLYQDDCDAERGDQECSERVVINISGLRFETQLKTLSRFPTTLLGDPRKRMRFFDPLRNEYFFDRNRPSFDAILYYYQSGGKLRRPVNVTMDIFMEEMTFYEIEEEAIDMFKEDEGMIIEVERPMPDNEFQRQMWLLFEYPESSGPARMIAVVSVSVIVISIAIFCLETLPQFREDTSAGTPLSNRLTTNGTTLHKKPNLFTDPFFMVETLCIVWFSFEFLVRFLSCPSKPAFFKNAMNSIDILAIAPYFITLGLELAEQQGAGSEQAMSLAILRVIRLVRVFRIFKLSRHSKGLQILGQTLHASISELGLLIFFLLIGVILFSSAVYFAEADDPESGFSSIPAAFWWAVVSMTTVGYGDMCPVTIGGKIVGSMCAIAGVLTIALPVPVIVSNFNYFYHRERNDEETAVYTHVTCGQQNVSFGEFKSTSDSRQSLTKSEYMEENCCETIRLTNVNPFEHYTGKLTDV; encoded by the exons ATGACTGTTGTGTCCTGTGAGAACCAGGACGAGACTGTGGTAGTTTCTCCCCTCTACCAGGATGATTGCGACGCGGAGCGGGGAGATCAGGAGTGCAGCGAGAGGGTCGTCATTAACATCTCGGGATTGCGCTTCGAAACTCAACTGAAGACCCTGTCGCGCTTTCCCACCACGCTCTTGGGAGACCCACGTAAACGGATGCGCTTTTTCGATCCGTTGAGAAATGAGTAC TTTTTTGACAGGAATAGACCCAGCTTTGATGCCATCCTCTATTATTACCAGTCTGGAGGAAAGCTTAGGAGACCTGTCAACGTTACCATGGACATTTTCATGGAAGAAATGACATTTTATGAAATTGAAGAGGAAGCCATAGATATGTTTAAAGAAGATGAAGGTATGATCATAGAGGTGGAACGTCCGATGCCTGACAACGAGTTTCAGCGCCAGATGTGGCTGTTGTTTGAGTACCCGGAGAGCTCAGGGCCTGCCCGGATGATCGCTGTCGTATCAGTCAGTGTGATTGTAATATCCATTGCGATCTTCTGTCTAGAGACTTTACCACAGTTCAGGGAAGATACCAGCGCAGGCACACCATTAAGTAATCGCCTTACCACGAATGGGACTACTCTCCATAAAAAACCCAATCTATTCACAGATCCGTTTTTTATGGTGGAGACACTTTGCATCGTGTGGTTTTCCTTTGAGTTTCTCGTCAGGTTTTTATCTTGCCCTAGCAAACCGGCTTTTTTCAAAAACGCAATGAACTCCATCGATATCTTAGCGATTGCACCTTATTTCATCACCCTTGGCCTGGAACTAGCAGAGCAACAGGGAGCAGGAAGCGAGCAGGCCATGTCGTTAGCCATACTCAGAGTCATCCGTTTGGTTCGAGTGTTCAGGATTTTTAAACTTTCCAGGCACTCCAAGGGTCTCCAAATTCTGGGCCAGACACTCCACGCCAGCATCAGCGAACTCGGGCTTTTGATATTCTTCCTTCTCATAGGGGTTATTCTGTTTTCCAGCGCCGTTTACTTTGCAGAGGCAGACGACCCTGAATCGGGATTCTCAAGTATCCCCGCCGCTTTCTGGTGGGCGGTGGTGTCCATGACTACGGTTGGATATGGAGACATGTGCCCGGTTACTATTGGTGGCAAAATAGTGGGATCTATGTGTGCCATCGCAGGAGTGTTGACCATAGCCCTACCTGTCCCTGTTATCGTGTCCAATTTTAACTACTTCTATCACAGAGAGCGTAATGACGAGGAAACCGCGGTGTATACCCACGTGACTTGTGGTCAACAGAACGTTTCGTTCGGAGAGTTCAAATCGACCAGCGACAGCAGACAGTCCCTCACCAAATCAGAGTACATGGAAGAGAATTGTTGCGAGACTATCAGATTAACAAACGTCAACCCATTTGAACATTACACTGGCAAGCTGACGGATGTATGA